A segment of the Panacibacter ginsenosidivorans genome:
ATTTCATTGATTCATGTTACGCATCGGAAATAACATTGCACGAATTATCTCAAATAACGTTGATGAATACCGCTTATTTCTTAAGACAATTCAAAAAGTATTTTCATACCACGCCGTATAAATATCTTATGACTAAGAGAATGCAGGTTGCAGGAAATATGATGCAGCATACGCGTTTACCAATTGCAGATATATGTACATCCGTAGGCTATGAAGATGTCTCGTCTTTTACCAAACTTTTTAAAAAACAGCATGGTATTAGTCCTGAAAAATTCAGGGGACAACATATATAAAAGTCAATTTTCACCATGCATATTCCTGTTGCACTTATTAGTATTGCATAAAACTTATTGCGCTGCCCGTTGCTGCAATTAGCAATACAGCAAAAGTGTGCGACGCAAGAAAAGCTTCATGCATATTCTGTAACCGGTTACAAAAAATTCTTTGTATGAAAATAAGACCTGTACACTTTAAAAGTCTTTTACTTTTTTTTACTGTTTTCCTTTCAGGGAACATCATGTCTCAGTCTTCACAATCAATGTTGGTTGCAGATTCATTGTATTATGCACAAAACTGGAATGATGCACGAAACATATATGAAAGACTATTAGGCGATACATCGCAAAACAGTATTGCATGGAACAGGCTTGGGTTTTCAGATTATAATATTGGCAACTATGATAAGGCATTGTACTGTTATGCAAAGGCGCTTACATTTAAACCCATACTACCTGTTAAAGCATCTGTTTTTTCAAGAATGGCGCGGATACATGCTTTAAAAAACGAAAAGCAAAAAGCATTGACAGATATAGACAGTGCTTTTAAAGCGGGCTACCTTAATTTATCAGAAATGGATTCTTTAACAGATTTCAACAACATAAGAAATGAGCCCGGATTTGTTTCTCTTCGTCAAAAAATTTATGCTATTGCTTTCCCCTGCATGTCTGATACACATGCACGTGAATTTGATTTTTGGGTGGGTGAATGGGATGTATATGTAACGGGCACTACGAATTATGCAGGACATAGTTTGGTGCAGGTAATTTCTGGTGGTTGTGCAATCCTGGAAAACTGGGATAGTCCGTCAAGCACAGGTAAGAGTATAAATTTTATTGACCCCAACACAAATAAATGGAAACAAAGCTGGGCAGGTTCTTACGCAAATGGCGTGCAGGAATTTATAAATGGTGAATACAGAGACAGTGCGATGCATTTTGATTTTGAAAGAAAAAATGCACAGGGAAATAAAACTATGGGACGTTTTATTTTTTATAACCAGGGGCCCAACCAGGTAAGACAGTTTAGTGAAAGCTCGGCTGATAATGGCAAAACCTGGACAACTAATTATGACTTAACGTACA
Coding sequences within it:
- a CDS encoding tetratricopeptide repeat protein encodes the protein MKIRPVHFKSLLLFFTVFLSGNIMSQSSQSMLVADSLYYAQNWNDARNIYERLLGDTSQNSIAWNRLGFSDYNIGNYDKALYCYAKALTFKPILPVKASVFSRMARIHALKNEKQKALTDIDSAFKAGYLNLSEMDSLTDFNNIRNEPGFVSLRQKIYAIAFPCMSDTHAREFDFWVGEWDVYVTGTTNYAGHSLVQVISGGCAILENWDSPSSTGKSINFIDPNTNKWKQSWAGSYANGVQEFINGEYRDSAMHFDFERKNAQGNKTMGRFIFYNQGPNQVRQFSESSADNGKTWTTNYDLTYKRRN